The Gossypium hirsutum isolate 1008001.06 chromosome D02, Gossypium_hirsutum_v2.1, whole genome shotgun sequence region tttttataatcTTTGGTAGGTTGGTTTTGAGGAGACGCACAGTTTTGTATGTAAGATTTTCGATGCCATCTCTTGGGGATATATTATTTACCCAAAGCCCTTCCGTTTCTAAATTTCAGCCGAATGAATGGAAGGAAAGGAAAATCATGTTTTTTTCTTCCTTTGTTTGGATAGAGTTTTTAATTTAAGATGGAGGAAATAAGAGAAATCCTACTTTCCTTTTGAAAGctcttttttctgttttttcttACCCACAAGACAAAAGTTTAGGACATAAAAATGTATAGTTTTtgtcatttctttcttttctaaataattttatgaatgaTGAAGttgttataatattataattaatcattTCATTTCCACTATTTAACCAAACCAAAATGATTAGAATTACCTGCCCTTTCATTTCACTAGTTTTAACCATCTAAATAAAATCATATGtaatcatttatttttcttacttttACTCTCCTCTACTATTTTCAAATCTTTTTATaactaattatatctttattatttttaatgaaaattgctAAATACAAAGAttgaaaatttaaaccaaattaatagaattgataaaaaaaaaactaaagttacccttttatttaaaataaatcttaGGGGTTAATGAATTTTTCGTCAAACCTCAAAATAAGTACATATTTTTCATATCATAGTAGGTAACAAAATCGACATTTAAAAGTTatgaaagaaaatggaaaataaacttggggttttaaaataaaaattttaaaattgccGTCCATAAGCAGGGTCAAGAGGCAAGTGGTGGTGGGCAAGAGGAACACAATGACAGCCAGAGCCCGTCATTGCTTTTGACTTggtcttttaatttatttattattcacaaaTTCTACACCCAAAAGGAGGCAAGCCGAGTAGCCGGTTCGTGGTCGGTGAGCATTGACTCACTACACCACTTGCACACCAATCTTAACTAAACCAGGCTGAAAAGGTAGTTTGTTTGGAATAATTTTGTTTGAGTGGAGTAATAATCGAAAATAAGAAATCTAAAATTCCAACTTTATTCaactaaaaaattgaaaataaatgtaaTGATGTTGTTGGCATTTGAATACAAACTAAAAACATGTTcaacattttaaaaatgaaaaacaaaagggAGTAGGGTTTAAGTTGGGTCATTCAATTCTGACTAAACCCTTgtaaataagtaaattgtgagGTGTGTGTGTATTCCAATtccaaaatcataaaatttattattgtcATCTCACCTTTGCTTGCCAACTCTCTACTGgccttcttcttctttctcttcctttgtaTGCCAGTCAAGCACGTCTTGATagatgataaaatttaaatatagagTGAACATCtacttatgttttttttagaTAAGACGCATGGTGTTTGTATACTCTCCATTCTTTTAAggcaaatttaaataaaatccaTAAACCTCTTAAGGTTTTTAAAATATACATCTGCTCAACAAAAATccatttacttttaaattttgatgCAAAAcaattactcttttttttttttgagattattcactaattttttgaaaatgaaaattaagtaTACCTTGGATTTTATTaactacatattttatatttgtttatttagttttaattacTAAACAATTGTTTGAGTTATGGGTATTTAAGTTCTAGACTTATTATATGCTACTATATGTGTTAGTTTCTAATTTTCGTCATGTATAATTTATGGGTCTATTGGTCCTCAATAGATGATACtttttaaatttctcttcaagtGAGAACAAGTAGTATCCTCTCACCCAACAATGCTATATGGGTCATGAGtttaaattccaaaaaaaaaacatctGCTGAAAATTTTTTGGTAGGTGAAAGCCCTCCTCTTCTATAAATCCCTCGTGGCTCTCAGCGGAAATTTGAACTATAATTCTTACTAAGGTCAATATTAAATCTATTGAGgagtttatatgagtttgattttatttttttagctcgAGATATTAATgagttaaaagaaaaaggaaaaattactgCAATTCCACGTTGTTAATGTTTGATTATTTTGCTCCTACCTAATTAGGTTACTTATTCAAATGTAGCATTTAAAGTCAAAAAATTGGAAAATGAGACCACACGAATTTGATTATTTGACCAACGACCCTCATTAAAATAACACGTTCAAACGACGTCATTTCACGTATACTTTGACTCCTCCGTCCTCTCCATATAAATCTCTTTTCCCTTCTATTCAAACCCAAGCCTAGCTTCCCCGCAACGACAAACttctttcttttaataaaattaaaaactatggtgaaGGAGGAACTGTACATAACCGTACCCAGCGTTTTCCGGTGTCCAATTTCACTTGACGTGATGAAATCTCCGGTTAGCCTTTGTACGGGCGTTACCTACGATCGTTCCAGCATCCAAAAATGGCTCGAATCTGGTCACGACACCTGTCCAGCCACCATGCAGGTTCTTCCCTCCAAGGATTTCATCCCTAACCTTACTCTCCATCGTCTAATTAATCTCTGGATCCAGTCTTCTACTCTCCGGCCAGGCTCTAACTCTCCACGGCTTCTTCCGGCGACGCCTCCTGCGATCTCCGAGGTTCAGGCTAAGCTATTGATGGAGAAGGTTGAGAGGGAGCGCTGCGACGATTCTTTGTCTAAGGTTGCCGAGTTCGTAAGCTGTTGCGAAGAGAACCGGAAATTTGTAGCTAGATTCGACGGTTTCGTTGAGGTAATCGCCGGAGTTTTGAAAAGGAAATGTGTGGAAATCAAAGCTTTGGAAACGGCGGTTAGGATTTTGGATTTGATTTTGAGCGAAAATGGAGTCACAGAAGGGTTAAACAAATTAATCCTGAAAAGCAATCAGGAAAGTAAATTTTTATCGGCAATCGTTTTAATTCTTCAACACGGAAGCCTGAACTCGAAGATCAAGTCAGTCCGAGTTCTGGACTCACTAGCACTTGACTCGGAATCCAAACGCAGGATCTCCGACTCACAAGACCTTATATCCATCCTTCTCCAGCTCCTGAAAACAAACAACAACGGATCCTTAAACGACGCCGTTACTTCCATTTTAACCACCATTTCAATAACGCGCTCCATCAGGTCCCGCCTCATCGAAAACGGCATCGTTGAAATCCTATCAAACTCGCTCACCGAAAAGTCGTTGAAGTTGTTAGCAACGCTTAGCACTTGCAGCGAAGGGAGGTCAGCAATCAGTTCCGAGCCAAAATGCGCGGCGGCGATCGTAGAAAAGCTGTTGAAGGTGTCGAAAAGGGGGACGGAGGACGCCGTAACGGTGTTGTGGAGCACGTGTTGCTTGAACAAAGAGGAGAAAGTGAAAGAAGCGGTGGTAAAAGGGAATGGGGTGACGAAGATATTAGTAATAATGCAAAGAGAAGGGGAAGGGAATGTGAAGATGATGTGCAGGGATTTGGTTAAGGCTCTAAGAGCTGTATG contains the following coding sequences:
- the LOC107908035 gene encoding U-box domain-containing protein 29, translating into MVKEELYITVPSVFRCPISLDVMKSPVSLCTGVTYDRSSIQKWLESGHDTCPATMQVLPSKDFIPNLTLHRLINLWIQSSTLRPGSNSPRLLPATPPAISEVQAKLLMEKVERERCDDSLSKVAEFVSCCEENRKFVARFDGFVEVIAGVLKRKCVEIKALETAVRILDLILSENGVTEGLNKLILKSNQESKFLSAIVLILQHGSLNSKIKSVRVLDSLALDSESKRRISDSQDLISILLQLLKTNNNGSLNDAVTSILTTISITRSIRSRLIENGIVEILSNSLTEKSLKLLATLSTCSEGRSAISSEPKCAAAIVEKLLKVSKRGTEDAVTVLWSTCCLNKEEKVKEAVVKGNGVTKILVIMQREGEGNVKMMCRDLVKALRAVCKDWCLGSYETKTTHIRPC